GTAAACCGAGTAAACGTCGCCCGTGTTGGCGGGCAGCTCACCGTTCTCGTCGAGGAGGACTATCGCGTAGAGGAGGACCTTCGAGTGGAGGGGGAGCGTCTTTATGACCTCCTCCATTGTATCTTGCTCTATCTTCTCCTGGGCCTTCCAGACGTGCCTTTCCGTTACCTTGCTCGCCCCCTCGCGCTCGGCTATCTCGCCGGCGACACGGAGCAGGTCGAGGGCGCGCCTCGCGTCGCCGTGCTCCCTCGCTGCGAGGGCAGCACAGAGGGGAACAACCCCATCGTCAAGAACACCTTCGTTGAAGGCGTTGGCAGCACGCTGCATGAGAATATCCCTGAGCTGGTTGGCATCGTACGGGGGAAATACAACCTCCTCCTCACTCAAACTCGACAGAACGCGCGCATCCAGATACTCCTTGAACTTGAGGTCGTTGGATATGCCGATTATGCTGACCTTTGCCCTCGAAAGCTCGGTGTTTATCCTCGTGAGGGAGTAGAGTATGTCGTCGCCGCTCTTCTTGATGAGCTTGTCTATCTCGTCGAGGACTATTATAACGAAGCGCTCGCGGGCGTCTATTACCTCTTTGAGCTTCGCGTAGACCTCATCCGTCGGCCAGCCGACGAGCGGAACCTCGACGCCGCTCTCGGGCTTGAAGTAGTTGACGATGTTGGCCAGAACGCGGTACTGCGTGTCCACAATCTCGCAGTTGATGTATATAACGTCAACGGGAATCTCGTACTTATCTGATATCTTCTTCAGCTCCTCGGTAACGAACTTGATGGTAACGGTCTTGCCGGTACCGGTCTTCCCATATACAAAAACGTTAGAAGGCGTCTCTCCGCGGAGAACGGGAACGAGGATGTGGGCAAGCTCCTCGATCTGCTCGCGCCTGTGGGGAAGCTCCTTGGGGGTATAACTGTGCCTGAGAACCTCCTTATTCTTAAAGATCTTCTTGGCGTGAAGGTACTTCTCGAAGATTGAATCGAGGTAGTTATCGTCCATAAGCACCACCCATTCCACTGGAAATCCAGGCCGGTTGTGGACTATTGTACCAATCAGTTGGTTATTTTTTGCCATCGAGACAATTTTAATCATAATTATTGGCAATTCCACATGACTATCCGAGTTAGTATGGACGCCATCCATACACTCCAGAGGAAGCACCGGATGCATAGGAAGCATAGATACTCGAGGTCAAGGGTTTATATGCATTGTTGAACAGGAGAATGTAAAAAGGAACGAAGAACGAGAAGAAGATAATCAAAGAAAATCCGGGAGAATCACTCTCCCGCTTCTGCCTCTTCTTCTTCCCCCTCTTCCAGGGCTTCCATGACAGCGTCAAGGAGCTTCTTAGCATCCTCTTCGTCGAGGCCAACCCTGACGGTGAGGAACTCCATGAGCTGGTCGTAGGTCCATCCCTCTGCTATCCTCTCAAGAAGCATGGCGAGGATGCGGTCGAATACCTTGTCGATGAATTCCTCCTCAAGCCCAAGGGCGGAAACTCCCGAGAGAAGCCCTATCACCAAGGCGGTTAGAGCGTTGTTGAACTCCTCCTTGCCGAGGGTCTTCTTATCAAGGTCAACGCGGATGTTGACGGCATCGTTGGGCTGCCCCAAGCTGAACTTCATCATGTAAACCTTGTTGTTGAGCTGCAGAAGGGTGTGGTACACGTACAGCTTGTCCTCGTCGCTAAGTCCATAGGTCTCAAGGCTGGTCGGGATGATCAGGTGGACGAACTCATCGGAGAACATCACGACGAGGGTGAATGGCATCTTCGGATGCTCTGCAACGTACATACCCTCTTCAATCTGCTTCACATCCCACGGAAGGTCGACTATGTCGGCGGCATCCTCACTGCCAGACCTAAGCCACTCAAGAATCTGGGCCTCAATATCACTCATAACAAATCACCTCAGTAAATTATGACATCATGACCCTTAATAAAGGTTTCGATCTCCGAACCACAGAATAGCGTGCATCAAAGTCCACCGTTCAAAAAAAGGCCAGATGAATGCATGAAGACGTGAAGTCATCGGCAGGAAACAAAACTTAAAAGGGGAGGAACCCGGCGTCAGAAGTATCCCACGTCCAGTTCACCACCTTCCATTGAGTGCTTGGCCTCGAAGACCTGATCCAATAGGGCCTTCGCATCCTCAACGCTCATACCCACCTTGACCGTCAGAAATCTCATGAGTTCCTCCCTAGTGGCACCCCTCTGCATCCTCTCAACCACCATCCCGACGATACGGTCAAACACCTCCTGCGCGAATTCCTCTTCGAGACCGAGGACTGAAACCGCGGATAGAAGACCTATCAGGAGCGCCGTGAGCGCGTCGTTGAACTCTTCCTTACCGAGGGTCTTCTTGTCGAGGTCAACGCGAAGGTAGACGTCATCGTTCATTCCGGAGAGGGTGAACTTCATCATGTTGACCTGCTCGTTGAGGCGAAGCAGGGTGTGGTACACCTTGAGCTTGTCGTCCTTGACCATGGAGAACGTCTCCAGGCCCAGCGGAACCACGAGATGAATGAAGCCTTCGGAGAAACTCACGAGGAGGGAAAACGGCATCCTCGGGTGTTCTGCAACGTAAGTTCCGGGCTGAATCTGCTGGACCGACCAGGGGAGGTCGACTATGTCCTGTGCCTCATCGTTTCCGCTCCTCAACCACTCAAGAACCTGGGTCTCTATATCCGCCATGGTACCACCGTATAGTGATGGGGCTTAGGGTTAATTAACCTTGCACTGGAAACCTCGGAGGAACTTTGGGAAGTTCACTGGAAATATATGCCCTCCACAGGAAACGAAGGGGGATAACGCACACATATGTATATCAAAATTTTATGTTTGAAAATAGACAAACGGATTCAAAGATACATTTCCACTGGGAGGTGAATGCACAGTAATGTACGTGAAAACGGGGACATTGAAGGACATCTATGGACATTTAGGGCAAACATATCTGTTGTAGAATTTGAGAATATTTAAACAGAACTGTACCCCCAGGGAGTTTTGTTTCCTGTGGAACGCGGTTTTGGTTACTCCACATTTTTTGCTTGATTCTTGGTGAAACTCTCCCATTCTCTCTACGAGTTCTGATATTTATATTTTTTCATGAACAATGTTCATAATATTGTTTTTATGCATGATATTAATGAATACCAATACAAAAAATCCATCAGCAGCTTAAAAATCGATTGATTTTCTATTTGTAAGTGGACTTATAAACCGTGCTTTCCATTGTTTCTCGGGTCTGATCCATCCATTTCCAAAACTGGGTTCCAGTGGAAATGAAACTCTGGGGGGTCTTTTCGATGGCTATCGAAAAAGACCTGTGTTTCCACTGGAAAAAGTGCTCCATCGGTGAACTTCGGTGAGCAGCGATGATAGGTTTTTAAAACCTCTGGAGTACTCCAGAACATGATACCAGTACCCCTGGTTAGGCGGCTCCTTCAGGTAAAAATCAAAGTGAGCAGAAACCGCCTCATCCAGATAGCCGTGGCGGTTGTTCTTCTGGCGGTACTTTTCGCGATTCTCTTCGCTTACTTCGAGGGCGTCGGCCTTTACACCGCTTTTTACTGGGCCATAATTACCATGGCGACCATCGGGTACGGCGATGTGACCCCGCAAACAGGTGCTGGAAGGGCTGTCGCCATGGTCGCCGCCGTGGCCGGTATTTCGACTTTCACGGCCCTCGTGTCCATTCTGGCCGAGTACTTCATATCTTCGTCTTTAAGGAGGATGATGGGAATGCACCGTGTTAAATACTCTGGTCACTGCGTCGTCATCGGCCAGGGGAGCAGCATACCGAGCTGTGTGGACGAACTCCTCCTGGCGATTTCCAGTGGAGAGGCCGAGCTGAGGCCCATTGTCGTGGTATTTCCGAGCGAGGACGAGCGCAAGAAAGTCGAACTTCCGGAGGAGGTGGAGGTTCTCATCGGTGATCCCACCAACCCTGAGACCCTTGAGCGCGCCCACGTCAAAGAAGCATCGAACGTCATCCTGGCCCTGGAAGATGATTCGAAGTCAGTCTTTGCTGTCCTGATGATAAAGCGCACGTCGAAGGCCAGGGTCCTCGTTGAGGCCCTCAACGCTGAGAGCGTTGAACTTCTCAAACAGGCCGGTGCCGACAGGGTTATCCTCAGCAGGAGCTTCGCGGGCAGACTGCTGGCGAGTGCGATCTTCGAGCCGGAGGTCGTGGACGTCATAGATGATCTCACCACCGCTCTCGGCCGCTACGACATCTCCGTCCTCCTCCGCGAGGATCTCTGGGATCTTAGCTACGTCGAGGCCCTCAGAAAGCTCCAGTCTGAATGCGGCTGTTTCCTCCTCGGTTACTACACTGATCGACCGGTTCTAAGTCCGCCGCTGGACGAGAAGATACCCCATGGGGCGAAGCTGATAGTCATAAAGCCCTCGGTTTCCAGTGGAAATGATTGACTGCGTAGCCTTCTATATTTTTGTGCCTCGCCTCGGTAACTCGTGAAACTCGGCGGTTTTATTCCTTTTCGTTAAACTTCCCCCTCTCCTGACCTTCCCGTTGCCCCGTATCCGGGAAGAAAAGTATATAACCCTTCGACTTTTTACCCCTATGAAAGGTATCGATGTTGGGTGATGTTCATGGCGAGGAAAAAGAAGGCTGACGATGAAATAAAGGAGCTCGAGGAGTTTGAGGAGCTCGAAGTCGCTGAGGAGTCACCATCAAGCTCAACCAAGAAAAAGAAGGAGAAGGAAATAAAGACCCTTGAGGATCTCCCCGGCGTTGGGCCTGCCACTGCTGAAAAGCTCCGCGAGGCCGGTTACGACAGCATCGAGGCCATAGCCGTTGCCTCTCCGATGGAGCTGAAGGAGATAGCGGGAATAAGCGAGGGCGCGGCACTCAAGATAATCCAGGCGGCGAGGGAAGCAGCTAACATAGGAACCTTCATGCGCGCCGACGAGTACATGGAGAAGAGGAGCATCATAGGTAAGATTTCCACTGGAAGCAAGAGCCTCGACAAGCTCATCGGCGGCGGCGTTGAGACCCAGGCCATCACTGAGGTCTTCGGCGAGTTCGGAAGCGGAAAGACCCAGCTGGCCCACACTCTCGCGGTTATGGTTCAGCTTCCCAGGGAAGAAGGGGGCCTTCACGGCTCGGTAATCTGGATTGATACCGAGAACACCTTCAGGCCCGAGAGGATAAAGCAGATAGCTGAGAATAGAGGCCTTGATCCCGAGGAAACCCTGAAGAACATCTATGTTGCGAGGGCCTTCAACAGCAACCACCAGATGCTCCTCGTGGAGAGGGCGGAGGAGATCATCAAGGAGAGGGCCGAGACCGACAGGCCAGTTAAGCTTCTCGTCGTGGACTCGCTCATGGCCCACTTCAGGAGCGAGTACGTTGGCAGGGGGACCCTCGCTGAGAGGCAGCAGAAGCTCGCGAAGCACCTATCGGACCTCCATAGAATAGCGGACCTGTACGACATAGCCGTCTTTGTCACAAACCAGGTTCAGGCGAAGCCGGATGCGTTCTTCGGCGACCCAACGAGGCCGGTCGGTGGTCACATCCTGGCACACAGCGCCACGCTCAGGATATACCTCAGGAAGGGTAAAGCCGGAAAGAGGGTCGCCAGGCTCATAGACAGCCCGCACCTGCCCGAGGGCGAGGCGATATTCCGCATCACCGACAAGGGAGTGGAAGACTGAGTTAGCTTTTTAACCCCTCTTCTTTACCCCGTTTCATGTCAAAAGTTGACGCGATGGTTAATCCCTCACCGGACTACGTCAAGAGGCTCGTGGATGCGGCCCTGTCGAGTGAGGCGGTGCTCACGATTTTCGCCCGCTGTAAGGTTCACTACGACGGCAGGGCCAAGAGCGAGCTGGGGCCAGGGGACAGGGTCATAATAATCAAACCGGATGGGGCTTTTCTCATCCACCAGAACCGGAAGAGGGAACCTGTCAACTGGCAACCCCCGGGGAGTTTCGTAACACTTGAAGAGAGGGGAGATATCTTGGTTCTCCGCTCGGTCAGGAGGAAACCGAAGGAGGTTCTGGAGGTTGAGCTTGAGGATGTTTACCTCGTCTCCGTTTTCAAGGCGGAGGACTACGAAGAGCTGGCTTTAACCGGCAGCGAGGCAGAGATGGCCGAGATGATATTCAACAATCCTGGACTCATAGAGCCGGGCTTCAGGCCCCTCTTCAGGGAGAAGGACATCGGGCACGGAATAGTGGACATCCTCGGCAGAGATGAAAGCGGCAATCTCGTTGTTCTTGAGCTAAAGCGAAGGAAGGCTGACCTCCACGCAGTAAGCCAGCTGAAGCGCTATGTCGAGGCGCTTAAGAAGGAGTACGGGAGAGTTCGCGGTATCCTCGTCGCCCCGTCCCTGACTTCGGGGGCCAAAAAGCTCCTGGAAAAGGAGGGCCTGGAGTTCAAAAAGGTTGAGCCGCCGAAGAGGGAATCCTCTGGTAGGGGGAGGCAGACAACCCTCCTTTAGCCCATCCCCATCTCCTGGGGCATCAGCTCGCGGACGCGGACGATCAGGAGTCCCCTCTCATTCTCAACCTCGACCACCCTGCCGAGGCCGACCAGCCGCACCTTTGCCCTGCATACCGTTATCTCCCTCTCGTCGCTCTCCTCCCAGGGAATTCTCGTCTCCAGCTCCTCTGCACCAAGAAGCTCCGCCAGCAGCCCCTCCGTGCCGACTCCGACATCACTGAACGGGTCGTAGGTCAGGAACAGTCTCATTGCCCTCTCTATGGCCTCCTCAACGGCCACTACGTTCCTCGCCCCCCTCAGCTCGATCGTCCTGTAAGGATTTCTCATCAGCTCGTCGAGGACGCGCCTCGCGATGCCGGCCAGCACGACCGCCTCCATCGCCACCACCTCACAGGTAGATGCTCTCGTACTGCTTCTCTGCCCTCTGTCTCGCCTGCTCCATCTGCTCGTGCATCCTCCTCAGCTGCTCCTCTATGGCCCTGGCCTCCTGGAGGAGAGGCTCCGTCGAAACCTCTATTCCGGTCAGCTTTTTGAGGGCCTCTATGACGTTGGCGGCTGCCCTTGGATCGGGCCTGTCCCCGAAGGTCTCCCCTAAAAGGACGTATGCATCCAGCCCGTTTTTGCTTGCCTCCCAGAGGAGCCTTCCACTCATCCCCATTATCGAGCCGTACTGCAGTATCTTCACTCCCTTTTCTTCAAGCTCCCTGTTGAGTTCCTTCCTCGTTCCCACGCCCCATACGTCCATCTGGTCCTTGAAGAAGCCTATCCCTATGCCGCCCATGGAGACGACCTTTCGGGCGTTCATCTCCTTGAGATAATCGACCAGCTCCCTCGCTATCTCGTTGACGAGCGTTGGCGGGACGTAGATGTCTGCTACAGCAACTATCAGGTTGTCCTTTCCGTAGAAGCGCAGAGGGGGGTTGGGCTTTCCCTCCAGGATGAGCGCCATGGGGGGAATGAACTGGCTCTCGACGTAGCCTATCATGTCCATTTTGAGTTCCTTCGCCAGGAAGTTGGCCGCTATGTGACCGACGAGGCCGACCCCGGGGTAGCCCTCCACAAGGACGGGATTCTTTATCTCGGGCAGGACTATCCTGACTGGCTTTCCGTTCTCCATGTTCCCACCCCGAGAACACTTTAGTTCCCAAAGGTTATTAAATTTTCGGAGCTTGGTTTCCACTGGAACGGCAACCCTTAAATAACTCAGTCTCTATTTTTACAGGGTGATGTCTATGGTGAAGATCGGTATCATCGGCGGTTCAGGGGTTTACGGCGTCTTCGAACCCAAGGAGACCGTCAAGGTGCACACTCCCTACGGAAGGCCGTCAGCGCCTGTGGAAATTGGGGAGATAGAAGGAGTTGAGGTGGCATTCATCCCGCGCCACGGGAAGCACCACGAGTTCCCGCCGCATGAAGTTCCCTACAGGGCCAACATCTGGGCGCTCAAGGAGCTGGGCGTCGAGCGCGTTATTGGAGTTACCGCCGTCGGCTCGCTCCGCGAGGAGTACAAGCCGGGCGACATCGTTATAACCGACCAGTTCATCGACTTTACCAAAAAGCGCGACTACACATTCTACGACGGGCCGCGCGTTGCCCACGTCTCCATGGCCGACCCCTTCTGCCCCGAGATGAGAAGAATCTTCTACGAGACGGCTAGGGAGCTTGGCTTCCCTGTCCACGAGAAGGGTACCTACGTCTGCATCGAGGGGCCGAGGTTTTCCACGAGGGCCGAGAGCTTCATGTTTAGGCAGTACGCCCACATCATCGGGATGACCCTCGTCCCGGAGATAAATCTGGCCAGGGAGTTAGGAATGTGCTACGTCAACATAGCGACCGTTACGGACTACGACGTCTGGGCAGACAAGCCCGTCGATGCCCAGGAAGTCCTCAAGGTCATGGCCGAGAACAACTACAAGGTCCAGGAACTTCTCAAGAAGGGCATTCCGCGCATTCCCGAGGAGAGGAACTGCGGCTGTGCTGACGTTCTCAAGACGATGTTTGTCTGAGCCTTCTGGTTTTTCTTTTTGAGTCTTGGTATTGATTCATAATGCCTTTCTCAATTTTAGCTTAGGGTTTTTGGTGTGCCAACCTCTCCTTATTTTTCAGTTAGGTTCAGTGTCACTTTCAGTGAGTCTCCCACCTCCTTCTAATTTGACCCAGAACCTGTTGAACCCCTGCAGGTCGCGTTTGAGTTTTTCGTCGTTCATGAGCGCTGTGAACAGATACTCCACAAATTGTTCGTGGAATGTGGGTTGTAAAAGTCTGCGTAATGTGGAAGGGACGATGTCCATATTTTTCCGGTCCTGAGGGTAGAGTTCTTGTTTTATCAATTTCCCAAGAAGGGTAGCCCAATGTTATTGAAACTTCCCTGGGAGTACAAATAACCGGCTAAAATTAGTATCAGGACTGCGATTCCAATAAGTGCGTACTTCTTGATGTATTTCCTTGTTTTGTATTTTCTATTTGAAGTGTACGCTTTGAAATATAGGTTTTCAGGTATAATGATCCAGCGTTTTCCATCTCTGATCTCGAATCTAATTGAGGGTGAACGCGGGATCACCTTTTTGATGTTTGAGGTCTCTATCTGAATCTCTCTGGGAGTTACGTAAATACTTCCCCAGTCTTTAAATCTATTTTTGACGTTTATGATTACGTGGTCATAGTGAGTGTAGTCTTTGGGCGTCCATGTTCCATAACTTGTTGAAACTTTGGGTTCTATCCAGGATCTACTTCCGGGGGATGTTCTCACTACCTCCCTTCTCGAAATGTTTATCTTTCCAGCCCCCACCGGGATTTTTTGGGCATTGTAAAATCTCTTCTTTTTGCCCTCGTATTCTTCCCAGAACTTTCGAGTGTAGGGATAACACGGATGACCATCCTCACGGTGCCATTCCTCTTCCAGAAACTCTCTCAACTCCAAATGCTTCTTCCAGAGTTCTTGATATTTATCAAACGTTAATACAAGAGTGGGTTTAACGTGTTTTTCACAAAACCATTCACCACAGTATGGGCACTGATAGAGCTTCTTTTCACTTTTATCACCGTCGTAAACGGCACATCTTGGGCAGATGCCAAAACCTTTGGCATCCTCTCCAGGGGATTTATCATCGCTACTTGTCACAATATCTGTGGTTTCCACTTCTTTCGGATGGTTATTGTTGTTAGTCTCTTTCGGCTCTTTTGTCTCGTTTTTTTCGAATTCAAACGTGAAACCCGAGAACATCTCAATTTTTCCTGTTAGATACTCTTCGAGCTTCTGTCCGAGGAGTATCATGTCAGCCCCAACTTCTTTGGTCTTGTTCTTGTTTATATGGTGGAGACGGCGGTATATGTAGTTTATTGTCTCCATGTAGTCGTACAGGATGTCCTCTGAAACGTCTGTTAGGTTTTTTCCCGAGTACTTATACCATAGTTCGTCTCTCCAGTCCGCCAAAAACCTAGCCATCAACTCGGGGGTGGAGTACTCGGTGACGTCAACTGTTCCGTCTCGATAGTATACAATGGAACCGTCGTGTAAGGTGGCGATTATAGAGTTTAGAATTGGGTTGATAATACGGGTGATGAGATAATGAAGATCCTTGGGGGTCTCAGGACTTTCTTCCATGACTCTCACCAAGATTCTTTTTTAGACTTTCTGGCCTACTCTATATTAAATTTTTGGCGAAGTGAGACAATTTTGTTGGACACACCCCAATATGTTAAAAATGCCGGCAAAAGTGATATTGCCTTTTAGTGTGTCGTCATGTTTTCCATAATTCCAACACCTTTTTAACTTCCACCGGAAACACACCTCTTTAAAAGGGGTGGTGCTCATGAGCATTCTCATCAAGAACGGCCGAGTTATCTACGGCGAGAACTTCGAGGTTGTTGAAGCTGACGTTCTCATCGAGGGGAACCGGATCGTCAGGGTGGCCAAGGGAATAAGCGAGGCCGCCGATACGGTGATAGATGCCGGGGGAAGGGTGGTTTCTCCCGCCTTCGTCAACCTTCACACCCACTCGCCTATGGGCCTCTTCCGGGGCCTCGCCGACGACCTTCCGCTGATGGACTGGCTCCAGAACCACATCTGGCCGCGGGAGGCGAAGCTGACGAGGGAGTACACGAAGGTTGGGGCATATCTCGGCGCCCTAGAGA
This window of the Thermococcus siculi genome carries:
- a CDS encoding DUF473 family protein codes for the protein MEAVVLAGIARRVLDELMRNPYRTIELRGARNVVAVEEAIERAMRLFLTYDPFSDVGVGTEGLLAELLGAEELETRIPWEESDEREITVCRAKVRLVGLGRVVEVENERGLLIVRVRELMPQEMGMG
- a CDS encoding potassium channel family protein, with the translated sequence MIPVPLVRRLLQVKIKVSRNRLIQIAVAVVLLAVLFAILFAYFEGVGLYTAFYWAIITMATIGYGDVTPQTGAGRAVAMVAAVAGISTFTALVSILAEYFISSSLRRMMGMHRVKYSGHCVVIGQGSSIPSCVDELLLAISSGEAELRPIVVVFPSEDERKKVELPEEVEVLIGDPTNPETLERAHVKEASNVILALEDDSKSVFAVLMIKRTSKARVLVEALNAESVELLKQAGADRVILSRSFAGRLLASAIFEPEVVDVIDDLTTALGRYDISVLLREDLWDLSYVEALRKLQSECGCFLLGYYTDRPVLSPPLDEKIPHGAKLIVIKPSVSSGND
- a CDS encoding proteasome assembly chaperone family protein, encoding MENGKPVRIVLPEIKNPVLVEGYPGVGLVGHIAANFLAKELKMDMIGYVESQFIPPMALILEGKPNPPLRFYGKDNLIVAVADIYVPPTLVNEIARELVDYLKEMNARKVVSMGGIGIGFFKDQMDVWGVGTRKELNRELEEKGVKILQYGSIMGMSGRLLWEASKNGLDAYVLLGETFGDRPDPRAAANVIEALKKLTGIEVSTEPLLQEARAIEEQLRRMHEQMEQARQRAEKQYESIYL
- a CDS encoding DNA-binding protein; this encodes MSDIEAQILEWLRSGSEDAADIVDLPWDVKQIEEGMYVAEHPKMPFTLVVMFSDEFVHLIIPTSLETYGLSDEDKLYVYHTLLQLNNKVYMMKFSLGQPNDAVNIRVDLDKKTLGKEEFNNALTALVIGLLSGVSALGLEEEFIDKVFDRILAMLLERIAEGWTYDQLMEFLTVRVGLDEEDAKKLLDAVMEALEEGEEEEAEAGE
- the radA gene encoding DNA repair and recombination protein RadA, whose protein sequence is MARKKKADDEIKELEEFEELEVAEESPSSSTKKKKEKEIKTLEDLPGVGPATAEKLREAGYDSIEAIAVASPMELKEIAGISEGAALKIIQAAREAANIGTFMRADEYMEKRSIIGKISTGSKSLDKLIGGGVETQAITEVFGEFGSGKTQLAHTLAVMVQLPREEGGLHGSVIWIDTENTFRPERIKQIAENRGLDPEETLKNIYVARAFNSNHQMLLVERAEEIIKERAETDRPVKLLVVDSLMAHFRSEYVGRGTLAERQQKLAKHLSDLHRIADLYDIAVFVTNQVQAKPDAFFGDPTRPVGGHILAHSATLRIYLRKGKAGKRVARLIDSPHLPEGEAIFRITDKGVED
- a CDS encoding ORC1-type DNA replication protein, producing the protein MDDNYLDSIFEKYLHAKKIFKNKEVLRHSYTPKELPHRREQIEELAHILVPVLRGETPSNVFVYGKTGTGKTVTIKFVTEELKKISDKYEIPVDVIYINCEIVDTQYRVLANIVNYFKPESGVEVPLVGWPTDEVYAKLKEVIDARERFVIIVLDEIDKLIKKSGDDILYSLTRINTELSRAKVSIIGISNDLKFKEYLDARVLSSLSEEEVVFPPYDANQLRDILMQRAANAFNEGVLDDGVVPLCAALAAREHGDARRALDLLRVAGEIAEREGASKVTERHVWKAQEKIEQDTMEEVIKTLPLHSKVLLYAIVLLDENGELPANTGDVYSVYKSLCDHIDLEPLTQRRVSDLINELDMLGIINAKVVSKGRYGRTKEIRLNVTPYKVKNIYRHDPQLQTMLTISMSRQRRLL
- a CDS encoding DNA-binding protein produces the protein MADIETQVLEWLRSGNDEAQDIVDLPWSVQQIQPGTYVAEHPRMPFSLLVSFSEGFIHLVVPLGLETFSMVKDDKLKVYHTLLRLNEQVNMMKFTLSGMNDDVYLRVDLDKKTLGKEEFNDALTALLIGLLSAVSVLGLEEEFAQEVFDRIVGMVVERMQRGATREELMRFLTVKVGMSVEDAKALLDQVFEAKHSMEGGELDVGYF
- the nucS gene encoding endonuclease NucS; the encoded protein is MSKVDAMVNPSPDYVKRLVDAALSSEAVLTIFARCKVHYDGRAKSELGPGDRVIIIKPDGAFLIHQNRKREPVNWQPPGSFVTLEERGDILVLRSVRRKPKEVLEVELEDVYLVSVFKAEDYEELALTGSEAEMAEMIFNNPGLIEPGFRPLFREKDIGHGIVDILGRDESGNLVVLELKRRKADLHAVSQLKRYVEALKKEYGRVRGILVAPSLTSGAKKLLEKEGLEFKKVEPPKRESSGRGRQTTLL
- a CDS encoding S-methyl-5'-thioadenosine phosphorylase; its protein translation is MVKIGIIGGSGVYGVFEPKETVKVHTPYGRPSAPVEIGEIEGVEVAFIPRHGKHHEFPPHEVPYRANIWALKELGVERVIGVTAVGSLREEYKPGDIVITDQFIDFTKKRDYTFYDGPRVAHVSMADPFCPEMRRIFYETARELGFPVHEKGTYVCIEGPRFSTRAESFMFRQYAHIIGMTLVPEINLARELGMCYVNIATVTDYDVWADKPVDAQEVLKVMAENNYKVQELLKKGIPRIPEERNCGCADVLKTMFV